A stretch of Stigmatopora argus isolate UIUO_Sarg chromosome 22, RoL_Sarg_1.0, whole genome shotgun sequence DNA encodes these proteins:
- the plp1b gene encoding proteolipid protein 1b isoform X1, with translation MFPVRQPWLCKALGCYDCCIRCLGAVPYPSLVATLLCYAGMALFCGCGHEALTQTDVLIQTYFARNEQDYQVVASFVQYSQYVLYALASFFFLYGILLLAEGFYTTSAVKQTFGEFRSTHCGRCLSLTFIIVTYILTFIWLGVFAFTAIPVYFLFNMEQTCHDVNVLAESTPSINQHGWICMDARQYGLLPWHATPGKSCGMTLASICKTSEFHLTYDLYIATFAGAGITLLALILFLVATAYNYAVLRFLGRKGVR, from the exons ATGTTTCCGGTCAGGCAGCCTTGGCTTTGCAAAGCCTTAG GTTGTTACGATTGCTGTATCCGCTGCTTGGGGGCCGTGCCCTACCCGTCTCTGGTGGCCACCCTGCTGTGCTACGCCGGCATGGCCCTGTTTTGCGGCTGCGGGCACGAAGCCTTGACCCAGACGGACGTCCTGATCCAGACTTACTTTGCCCGCAACGAGCAGGACTACCAGGTCGTGGCTTCCTT CGTCCAGTACTCCCAGTACGTCCTGTACGCCCTGGCCTCCTTTTTCTTCCTCTACGGCATCCTGCTGCTGGCAGAAGGCTTTTACACCACCAGCGCGGTCAAGCAGACCTTCGGGGAATTCCGGAGCACCCACTGCGGCCGCTGCCTCAGCCTGACG TTCATCATCGTGACGTACATCTTGACCTTTATCTGGTTGGGGGTGTTCGCCTTCACCGCCATTCCCGTCTACTTCTTGTTCAACATGGAGCAGACGTGCCACGATGTCAACGTCCTGGCCGAAAGCACCCCCAGCATCAATCAGCACGGCTGGATTTGCATGGACGCCAGGCAATACG GGCTGCTTCCTTGGCATGCCACGCCAGGCAAGTCTTGCGGAATGACCTTGGCATCTATTTGCAAAACAAGCGAA TTTCATCTCACCTATGACTTGTATATTGCTACATTTGCTGGTGCTGGTATCACCCTCTTAGCCTTG ATCCTGTTCTTGGTCGCAACGGCCTACAACTACGCAGTCTTGCGCTTCCTGGGCAGGAAAGGCGTGCGCTAA
- the plp1b gene encoding proteolipid protein 1b isoform X2: MGCYDCCIRCLGAVPYPSLVATLLCYAGMALFCGCGHEALTQTDVLIQTYFARNEQDYQVVASFVQYSQYVLYALASFFFLYGILLLAEGFYTTSAVKQTFGEFRSTHCGRCLSLTFIIVTYILTFIWLGVFAFTAIPVYFLFNMEQTCHDVNVLAESTPSINQHGWICMDARQYGLLPWHATPGKSCGMTLASICKTSEFHLTYDLYIATFAGAGITLLALILFLVATAYNYAVLRFLGRKGVR, encoded by the exons GTTGTTACGATTGCTGTATCCGCTGCTTGGGGGCCGTGCCCTACCCGTCTCTGGTGGCCACCCTGCTGTGCTACGCCGGCATGGCCCTGTTTTGCGGCTGCGGGCACGAAGCCTTGACCCAGACGGACGTCCTGATCCAGACTTACTTTGCCCGCAACGAGCAGGACTACCAGGTCGTGGCTTCCTT CGTCCAGTACTCCCAGTACGTCCTGTACGCCCTGGCCTCCTTTTTCTTCCTCTACGGCATCCTGCTGCTGGCAGAAGGCTTTTACACCACCAGCGCGGTCAAGCAGACCTTCGGGGAATTCCGGAGCACCCACTGCGGCCGCTGCCTCAGCCTGACG TTCATCATCGTGACGTACATCTTGACCTTTATCTGGTTGGGGGTGTTCGCCTTCACCGCCATTCCCGTCTACTTCTTGTTCAACATGGAGCAGACGTGCCACGATGTCAACGTCCTGGCCGAAAGCACCCCCAGCATCAATCAGCACGGCTGGATTTGCATGGACGCCAGGCAATACG GGCTGCTTCCTTGGCATGCCACGCCAGGCAAGTCTTGCGGAATGACCTTGGCATCTATTTGCAAAACAAGCGAA TTTCATCTCACCTATGACTTGTATATTGCTACATTTGCTGGTGCTGGTATCACCCTCTTAGCCTTG ATCCTGTTCTTGGTCGCAACGGCCTACAACTACGCAGTCTTGCGCTTCCTGGGCAGGAAAGGCGTGCGCTAA
- the LOC144068099 gene encoding uncharacterized protein LOC144068099 produces MPSRNHLDKIGRKKKKKWTEEAMEHALTQVKSGRYTVRQAAKEFGVPKSSLGDRVSGRVRPGSRSGPAQLITSADEELLVEFSSYVSKHGFPLTKRQLVSFASSIYKRQHRRVAFSKLGQTWWLNFRKRQGKNITVQAADAGARRARKVRVAKEALDYFFRILNSVLEAHALADKPQRIWNCNEVAFQLARKRATPPKSAARGCQSAPAFKDRVSVLACLNAAGADVPPFVVYSKAYPGGLCYKTRGPSSALYGCSDSGRVTSELFKKWFLGHFLLHAPKERPLLLVFDGHKSPLNLEVVETARREGVVLVCLPPHCSHLLQPLDAGLFPLIKRRFAALSGDADVTLFAVSKKDFSGVFKGAYQVTREDEGIGIVKESFRKCGLYPSCHFPLNRERLMSLQNTDAQPGDATAPNGVVSLALPGMSA; encoded by the coding sequence ATGCCTTCCAGAAACCATCTGGATAAAATTGGAcgcaagaagaaaaagaaatggacGGAGGAAGCCATGGAACACGCGCTAACGCAAGTCAAGTCGGGGAGGTACACCGTCAGGCAGGCCGCCAAGGAATTTGGGGTGCCCAAATCCTCGCTGGGGGACCGGGTCAGCGGACGGGTCAGACCCGGCAGCCGCAGCGGCCCGGCTCAGCTCATAACGTCCGCCGACGAGGAGCTGCTGGTGGAGTTCTCCTCGTACGTGTCCAAGCACGGCTTCCCGCTGACCAAGCGGCAGCTGGTGTCCTTCGCCTCTTCCATTTATAAGCGGCAACACCGGCGAGTGGCCTTTTCCAAACTGGGCCAGACCTGGTGGCTCAACTTTCGCAAGCGGCAGGGGAAGAACATCACCGTGCAGGCGGCCGACGCCGGTGCCCGCCGCGCTCGCAAAGTCCGCGTGGCCAAGGAGGCGCTGGACTACTTTTTCCGCATTTTGAACTCTGTGCTGGAGGCTCACGCCTTGGCGGACAAGCCTCAGCGCATTTGGAATTGCAACGAGGTGGCTTTTCAACTGGCGCGGAAGCGGGCGACTCCCCCCAAATCGGCCGCTCGGGGATGCCAGTCGGCGCCGGCGTTCAAGGACCGCGTCTCGGTCCTGGCTTGCCTGAACGCGGCCGGCGCCGACGTCCCGCCGTTTGTGGTCTACTCCAAAGCCTACCCCGGCGGATTGTGCTACAAGACGCGGGGGCCGTCGAGCGCCCTCTACGGGTGCTCGGACTCGGGGCGCGTCACCTCGGAACTTTTCAAAAAGTGGTTCCTCGGGCACTTCCTGCTCCACGCTCCAAAAGAGCGACCGCTCCTGCTGGTTTTCGACGGGCACAAGTCGCCCCTGAACTTGGAGGTGGTGGAGACGGCCCGCCGGGAGGGCGTGGTCCTGGTGTGCCTGCCGCCCCACTGCTCGCACCTCCTGCAGCCGTTGGACGCCGGTCTATTTCCCCTCATCAAGCGGCGCTTCGCCGCGCTCTCGGGCgatgccgacgtgacgctcttCGCCGTCAGCAAGAAGGACTTTTCGGGGGTGTTCAAGGGGGCCTACCAGGTGACTCGAGAGGACGAGGGGATCGGGATAGTCAAAGAGAGCTTTAGGAAATGCGGCCTCTACCCCTCGTGCCACTTTCCGTTAAACCGAGAGCGCTTGATGTCGTTGCAAAACACGGACGCTCAACCTGGGGACGCGACGGCGCCCAATGGCGTGGTAAGCCTCGCCCTTCCTGGAATGTCAGCCTAA
- the cwc15 gene encoding protein CWC15 homolog isoform X1 has product MYLFFAGSDVSVTKGFFRKLLFSYKRRIVAPRMTTAARPTFEPARGGRGKGEGDLSALSKQYSSRDLPGHTKIKYRQPTQDIPEEVRSRDFRRELEERERVAVREKVRERGPREHTTSSSSSSSSSKRPRLDQIPAANLDADDPLTEEDEDDDSGDDSDDDDTAALLAELEKIKKERAEEQERRDREQKAEEERIRMENILSGNPLINLAGQQQQQQLQQQQQQQQQQQQLAQNQNTFKVKRRWDDDVVFKNCAKGLDKARKEKRFINDTLRSEFHKKFMEKYVK; this is encoded by the exons atgtatttattttttgccggTAGTGACGTTTCAGTGACGAAAGGCTTCTTCCGGAAGCTCCTTTTTTCGTACAAGCGGCGGATTGTT GCACCCAGGATGACTACAGCTGCAAGACCAACATTCGAACCGGCCAGAGGAGGACGGGGGAAAGGCGAAGGGGATTTGAGTGCACTGTCAAAGCAGTACTCAAGTCGAGATCTTCCGGGGCACACAAAGATCAAGTACAG GCAACCTACCCAGGATATTCCCGAGGAAGTGCGCAGCCGGGATTTCCGCAGGGAGCTGGAGGAGAGGGAACGCGTCGCCGTGCGCGAGAAGGTCCGAGAGAGGGGACCCAGAG AGCACACCacatcctcttcctcctcctcttcatcctcaaAGAGACCCAGACTGGATCAGATTCCCGCAGCTAACCTCGATGCCGACGACCCCTTGACCGAG gaagacgaggacgacgacTCGGGGGATGATAGCGACGATGATGACACCGCAGCACTTTTAGCGGAGCTGGAAAAGATTAAAAAGGAACGGGCTGAGGAGCAAGAACGAAGG gatcgGGAGCAAAAGGCAGAGGAAGAAAGGATTCGAATGGAGAACATACTGAGCGGAAACCCATTGATTAATTTGGCAggacagcagcagcaacaacagctgcaacagcaacaacaacaacagcagcagcagcaacaattGGCTCAGAATCAGAACACATTCAAGGTTAAGAGAAG GTGGGACGACGATGTGGTGTTCAAGAACTGCGCAAAAGGCTTGGACAAAGCACGCAAGGAGAAACGCTTCATCAACGATACCCTGCGCTCTGAATTTCACAAGAAATTTATGGAAAAATATGTGAAGTAA
- the cwc15 gene encoding protein CWC15 homolog isoform X2: MTTAARPTFEPARGGRGKGEGDLSALSKQYSSRDLPGHTKIKYRQPTQDIPEEVRSRDFRRELEERERVAVREKVRERGPREHTTSSSSSSSSSKRPRLDQIPAANLDADDPLTEEDEDDDSGDDSDDDDTAALLAELEKIKKERAEEQERRDREQKAEEERIRMENILSGNPLINLAGQQQQQQLQQQQQQQQQQQQLAQNQNTFKVKRRWDDDVVFKNCAKGLDKARKEKRFINDTLRSEFHKKFMEKYVK, encoded by the exons ATGACTACAGCTGCAAGACCAACATTCGAACCGGCCAGAGGAGGACGGGGGAAAGGCGAAGGGGATTTGAGTGCACTGTCAAAGCAGTACTCAAGTCGAGATCTTCCGGGGCACACAAAGATCAAGTACAG GCAACCTACCCAGGATATTCCCGAGGAAGTGCGCAGCCGGGATTTCCGCAGGGAGCTGGAGGAGAGGGAACGCGTCGCCGTGCGCGAGAAGGTCCGAGAGAGGGGACCCAGAG AGCACACCacatcctcttcctcctcctcttcatcctcaaAGAGACCCAGACTGGATCAGATTCCCGCAGCTAACCTCGATGCCGACGACCCCTTGACCGAG gaagacgaggacgacgacTCGGGGGATGATAGCGACGATGATGACACCGCAGCACTTTTAGCGGAGCTGGAAAAGATTAAAAAGGAACGGGCTGAGGAGCAAGAACGAAGG gatcgGGAGCAAAAGGCAGAGGAAGAAAGGATTCGAATGGAGAACATACTGAGCGGAAACCCATTGATTAATTTGGCAggacagcagcagcaacaacagctgcaacagcaacaacaacaacagcagcagcagcaacaattGGCTCAGAATCAGAACACATTCAAGGTTAAGAGAAG GTGGGACGACGATGTGGTGTTCAAGAACTGCGCAAAAGGCTTGGACAAAGCACGCAAGGAGAAACGCTTCATCAACGATACCCTGCGCTCTGAATTTCACAAGAAATTTATGGAAAAATATGTGAAGTAA
- the mtmr2 gene encoding phosphatidylinositol-3,5-bisphosphate 3-phosphatase MTMR2 produces MEKTGSVDSLGSKQSSSRHPSVDSLSSSERSTQVKAASMMSDSATSSEFSPEIRVKPKAVAKTFRDADKEELQLLPNEVVQDMAQEVTYFCPFTGALRGIVTVSNYRLFFKCTDREPSFVLDLPLGVVSRVEKIGSASSRGDVSYGLVCKDMRNLRFAHKQTDDTLKKSIFEVLMKFAFPVSNGLQIFAFEYGQVFPENGWKVYDAVSEYKRQGIPNESWRITKVNDHYELCDTYPATMAVPVNIPDEELKRVAAFRAKGRIPVLSWIHPESQATVTRCSQPMVGINGKRSKEDEKYLQTIMDANAQSHKLFIFDARPSVNAAANKMKGGGYESEDAYQNAELVFLDIHNIHVMRESLRKLKDIVYPNIEDSHWLSNLESTHWLEHIKLILAGALRIADKVESGKTSVVVHCSDGWDRTAQLTSLAMLMLDGYYRSIRGFQVLLEKEWLSFGHRFQLRVGHGDKNHTDADRSPIFIQFVDCVWQMTRQFPAAFEFNEYFLVTILDHLYSCLFGTFLCNSEQQRFKEEIPKRTVSLWSYINSQVEEFTNPLYVNFSNHVLFPVVSLRHLELWVGYYIRWNPRMRPQEPVHQRHKELLAKRAELQKRVDELQREVTNRSASSSSERAGSPTRSITPVQTFV; encoded by the exons ATGGAGAAGACTGGAAGTGTTGACAGTTTGGGCTCGAAGCAATCCTCATCTCGACATCCCAGTGTTGATTCCCTGTCCAG CTCGGAGCGTTCGACCCAGGTAAAAGCTGCCTCCATGATGTCCGACAGTGCCACCTCATCCGAATTTTCCCCAGAGATTCGG gTCAAGCCAAAAGCTGTCGCAAAG ACGTTCAGAGATGCTGATAAAGAGGAATTACAGTTGCTTCCTAATGAAGTTGTGCAAGATATGG CTCAAGAGGTCACCTATTTCTGCCCTTTCACCGGGGCACTGCGTGGAATAGTGACCGTTAGCAACTATAGACTCTTCTTTAAATGCACGGACAGG GAGCCCTCTTTTGTTCTCGATCTGCCCCTCGGGGTTGTGAGTCGCGTGGAGAAGATTGGCAGCGCGTCAAGCCGCGGCGATGTCTCCTACGGCCTAGTCTGCAAA GATATGCGTAATCTACGATTCGCACACAAACAAACGGATGACACGCTCAAAAAGTCCATTTTTGAAGTGTTGATGAAGTTTGCATTTCCCGTCTCCAACGGACTG caaatatttgcctttgaGTATGGACAGGTGTTTCCAGAGAATGGCTGGAAGGTGTACGATGCAGTCTCGGAATATAAAAGACAG GGCATTCCCAATGAAAGTTGGAGGATTACAAAGGTAAACGATCACTACGAACTGTGCGACACTTACCCGGCAACAATGGCCGTTCCGGTCAACATTCCAGACGAGGAGCTGAAGAGAGTCGCCGCCTTCCGGGCAAAGGGAAGAATACCC gtACTCTCCTGGATCCATCCTGAGAGTCAGGCAACCGTGACGCGTTGCAGTCAACCCATGGTAGGCATAAACGGGAAGCGAAGCAAAGAGGATGAAAAGTACCTGCAGACAATCATGGACGCCAACGCTCAGTCACATAAACTCTTCATTTTCGACGCTAGACCCAGTGTCAACGCAGCGGCCAACAAG ATGAAAGGGGGCGGATACGAAAGCGAGGACGCCTATCAAAACGCCGAGTTGGTCTTCTTGGATATCCACAACATCCACGTGATGAGAGAATCGCTCCGAAAACTGAAGGACATCGTCTACCCCAACATCGAGGACTCCCATTGGCTCTCCAATCTGGAGAGCACTCACTGGCTGGAGCACATCAAG TTGATCCTGGCGGGAGCCCTGCGTATCGCGGACAAGGTGGAGTCTGGCAAAACCTCGGTGGTGGTGCACTGCAGCGACGGCTGGGATCGCACGGCCCAGCTCACCTCGCTGGCCATGCTCATGCTGGACGGCTACTACCGCAGCATTCGTGGATTTCAGGTGTTGCTGGAGAAAGAATGGCTGAGCTTTGGGCACCGCTTCCAGTTG CGCGTCGGCCACGGCGATAAAAATCACACCGATGCAGATCGCTCACCCATTTTCATTCAGTTTGTCGACTGCGTGTGGCAGATGACGCGTCAG tttccTGCAGCTTTCGAGTTCAACGAATACTTCCTGGTGACCATCTTGGACCATCTCTACAGCTGCTTGTTCGGGACGTTTCTTTGCAATAGTGAACAACAGAGGTTTAAAGAA GAGATTCCAAAGAGGACAGTATCCTTGTGGTCCTACATTAACAGCCAAGTTGAGGAGTTCACCAATCCGTTGTACGTCAACTTCTCCAATCACGTGCTGTTCCCGGTCGTCAGCTTACGCCACCTGGAGCTTTGGGTGGGCTACTACATACGTTGGAACCCTCGCATGAGGCCTCAG GAACCCGTTCATCAGCGCCACAAGGAACTGCTGGCAAAACGCGCCGAGCTGCAGAAGAGAGTGGACGAGCTGCAGCGAGAGGTGACCAATCGCTCGGCGTCGTCTTCCTCGGAGCGAGCCGGCTCTCCCACGCGCTCCATCACGCCGGTACAGACATTTGTTTGA